The Myripristis murdjan chromosome 4, fMyrMur1.1, whole genome shotgun sequence region GCACTGGCCCAGGGCAATAGTGAAGTTGACCAGCCACAGGAACACGAGCAGGTTGCACAATTGGAGGACAAAAATGTAGCGGTGGTACAGACTTTCCCCGCCGTAGAAGGCGAATGTGCACTGAGAACCGGGGCACACTTTGGTGACGTTGGTCTGGCTGAAGGTCTGGAGGAAAGCAAAGGATTTGATGCTGCTGAGATTCCACTGTGCAATCAAACCTTAGTGATGGTGTAACATTTGCTGTGATATTTACGGTATTTGAGTTCCAATAATCTATCACAGGAAAATACTAAAATCCCTTTTCCCTTCTTGGTTCATTTCCTGCAGTGTACCTCTGCGTTGCGTTATTAATAAACCTTTTTACCACTGTATGGCTTTGGGGTAATATTCAATTTATTAAAGGTTATGTgaccagcaaacacacaatcCTTTTAGATAGGCACATAGTCTTCTACAAAGCAGGGCGGATCAGCAGGTTGGAAAGGTTGTAGTTGATAAATAACATCTGTCAAATAAGCGTTTTTAGCTGTCAACTCTAATGTCAACTATACTTACATTAGAGCACATTAATTTAAACACTTCTCACCGAGGAATTCACTGTCAGTTCTCAGATATTACTTGTAGGCAATTAAGAAACTATTCCATTTGTGCTGATTGATTATAGCTGTGGGGTGACAAAGACATCCAACCATTGAATATTACAGATTGTGTGGTAGAGGAATGatagaatgagaaaaaaagacacatagCAGCAGTAttttctgaaacaaaacaaaactaaacatcAAACTCCAAGGAGATATGCCTTCAGCAAATAAAGCCTGCATAGAGTTATATAGCAGAACAGGGCTGACCTCTGGATTGCATGTGAAGTTGGCATACATGCAGTTTGGCTGTGTAGACATGACCTTGTAGACGGCTTCACCAGATGATGCCAAGAAGCTGGAGGAAAATCAGTTAAGGGTAccaaggaggaagagaaattcCTGAACTGACAAAACGAAAAAGGACAAAGGATGGTGTGTGGGAGCTACTGctttaaatactcaagtaaaaacTCCCACTGATGTACAGTATCAGGACCActatctgttttctgtgttataGCCTCAGCAGACCatgagagagaaggaatgaTAATGACCTTCTACATGGCCTTGTGAATGATACGGTTGACTTCACTGTTTGGTTTCTAATCAAACTATGATAGACGGTAAGGAAGTAGCAGCATTTGGCTGGACAAATGTGTCTGGTGCTGCATCGGTAGTCAGGAGGATACACTGCTGTGACAGCCCAGTAGGCTATGCAGATGGCCAGGAGGAAGAAGGTTATGATCGGGTAGAAGAGAGTGGACATGATGTAGCCGATGGCCCTGGAAACAAGACAgatgaaaaaacttttttgaattgtgCCTTTGGTATGAAAATGGAGCCCCAAACAGCCCATTAATTTGCAGGGACTCGACAGAACTGTGATCCACACTTACTTGCTTCCCTCCTTCAGTAAAGCAATAGCGATGCGCACCCTCCTCCTCAGGAATATCAGCATAATCACAATGATGGCCTCAATTACAGACAGCGAAATCACTATAAAGCAAATTAAGCATGTTACTATAAGGGAATAGATACTTCTAATATTAAACCACCTCACAAGATAGCTTTTTTACCATCCACTTCATGCACATTAAAATTAAGTTATTTCTACAAACACAAGTATGGTGTCACATGTGACTTCAGTTTAGCATTTGACTAAACAGCTATGTTAGTGggtaaaaatgataaaatgattgCACTCCATTTATTCATGGAGGCTTTGAGCTGCAATATCTCCCAACCACAGGCATGTAAATATGAGGATTTTCTAACTGTGGTTCTGCATGGCTCAAAGTTCCAAGCATGGCACTATCACTGCCAGGGTTCAGGTTTCACCTCCCACTGGAGCTACCAGTGctaaaaatgcatgcactcaTGGTGGTGCAAGCCACTTTAGATAGAAGCATCCACCAAATGACAGGTTACGTAATCGAAAGCTCACAAAATATAAAGAGAGGTTAGGATATTTCcgaaaacagagaggaaatgtaCGGTGGTGGACTGGTACATACTGAAGACCAGCCAGGTCTGGCTGAGCTGGAGGTAAACCCTGAAGTCTGTCTGGAAACCGATATCGGAGATGGTGACATCAGCATCTGGCTTCCCCCTCAGTGTGCTGAACTCCCAGTAGCAGTGCCAGATacctgagacagagacagagagagagagagaaggaacaaaagaaaaatagaaagaaagaaaccacagaagaagatgCAAAAAAGGTGAGATAAGTTTGCCATGACAACTGAGCTGATCACACTTGGGCAAGTTAGCTGTCAGAGTTAAATGTGAAAAGTTGTGGGCAACATCTCCCACATGTTTCTATATATAGACTTGATTTGCTGTGTACGGTATGTgctaagttatttatttattttcatgtcattttatctttttttctccatcttttgcatttttcttgtaTAATACTGAACAGCATCCAGCCTCCAGGCTTCCTCTGATAATTCAACTAATTATTCTGAAAGGGGAAAATATTTCTTTTGGTCAAACTGTTCATCACTCTTGCAAGTAGGCGTGGCTTCGTTTTAGGGCAATAGTGGCCAAAAATGTTGTGACCCGCCAGCCCACCATGTATACTCACCGTAGCCCACTGCAGTGATGACACCGAAGATAATGAGCCACAGCAGCACGCCAGCGGTGAAGCGGAGCAGCAGGATAAAGAGCAGACTGACCACCATGGTTATCACCAGGCCACTGcagcaataacacacacacacacacacacacacacacacacacacacacacacacacacacacacacacacaggacactgaGCACAGGGTAAACAATGAATCAAACTGTAACTGGAAGTAATTCCCTTTGCTTGTTTAAACCTGCTTGGAATGCTGCATGGATGAATTTGCCTCAAAGCACCAGAGTATGTGGACCTATCGactattttaaaatcaattcagtaAAATTTCCAGTGATTAGAAGCTTATCTGACACTAACTGTCTTGTGCTTTTATTGTAAACCCCAAGCATTTGCTGCTCAAAGTAGGACAATGCAAACACTACAGCAGGAATTATTTTCATATCGTAACATCCAAAACATCAACTTTTGAAGAAAAGTggaaatgtcttgttttttttagcttgatGACAATGCAATCCaaagagttttgaaaaagtttCATCATCCAAACAGGGCACAGATTTCTCTCAAACCACAGAGGGGAATGTAATCCATCAATTTATAATCACCAAAACTGTGGTTATAAGGTTTTCAGACTACAACAACAACGATCCACCATTTGATCAGGATCTGGTGTCTATGCTGCACTACACTCAGATACATGCACTGGTTCATTATGCACTCTAGCCTAAAACCATCCTTACATCAGGATCCAGTACCAGGAACTGGCATAATCTTCAAAGATCTTCATGCCAACTTCCTTGGCATCCAGCAGACTGGTGATACCACTGTGACAGAATGACAGAGTGAgatggaaaaaagggggaaagacATGGCGAAAGAAAAGAGTTTTAATGAGAACTCTGGGTGGGACTTTTTAGCTGTTTTGTATAACGGGCTCTCAGAGGTTAATGGGATTTCTCCaaaacattttgacactgaTCTGCTCTTTGATCCTGTCGTGTTCAatgacacacacaagaacatacagtttcaaaatgtttttggtaaTCTCAGCTCTACGAGTTAAGTTATGACGTTAGGAGGGTCTGGATGAACACTAGTGCTACATGTTGAGCAAAACTTTCCATACAGCATCAGTGTTACAGAGGCACTGCGAAGCAATAGTACCTATGGTAAATGGTATGGCAGAGTGTTACTAAATGTTCTACAGAGGAACATGTACTGAGAGAGCACATACTAATGGATGCTAGCTCCAGAGAAGCATATATTTGTGTTCATAGTGCAGGTAACATCACATTATTcaatgaccagaaaaaaaacaatcttggTCTAATTACTCTACATCAGAGAGCCGTGGCAGATCAATCTGTTTTCTTGGTGCCCAAAATAATTTACACAGATGAGCCAAtttattgttgttggtgttttatTTACTACATTTTAAGACTCACAAAGCTCAAACTAGGTGAAGTCTAGACCCATCTCTCCCCTGGTGGTGAGCACAGACACATAATGCAATATAAATAATGCTTTATTTATGCAGAAGGATTAACCTCAGTTGAAGGCCAacttatttatcatttttgatCAACACTTCTACTGCTGATGAATtccatttatgtattttactgcTTTGCTAATACAATTCAGAGCCAGAAGAAAACTACATATGGAACCAAGCCAAGCTCCTTCAGTGTAAAGGAATAAAGTAGATGCCGTCTTGAGGTGTTAGCTGCAGAGGATAACCGACCTAAGATGCTCTGTTCTTGAGGGATTTGTCGACGAGCTTGGGATTTGGAAGAAATATTGTAAAGGGCATTTCATATACTGCTGACATGAGCTCAGTTTAGCTaggaataaaaatgattttcgAAAAACTTAAATGGTTGTCATTTAAACTGACATATTACTGAGATATGCTCCTCTATATCTGAATATCATCATAAGTGGCACATGATAGGTAAAgtccagtgttttgttttgttttgtttttttaaatgaaaagctaTGCTAGTCATAACATTAACATTGTGTTAACATACCAGTCAAAAGAAAGAAGCTACAAGACTGGTAGCAATGTCAGCACACAAGGCTATCCGACAGAGCTTGCACAGCACAACAAGGACTCAGACTGGTTGCCCTGTGACTCAGATAAATCTCTCGTGCAGACAGAGGAGTGACAGAGGACGAGCTGACATTGCCATGggacaaataaaatgcacagaGCAGTCCTGAGTAAAATCCTTACGATAAGGAACCCTAATTCAACTGTGGAAGCCCGTCCGTAGTCAGACAAGAGTTTGAGTCCTATCCTGCCTTTGTAAACAGTTTTAAATTCATACCCTGACCGAGGGAGCAAAACTGAGAAACACCAGGGGGCGCCATCCAACTATGTACTTGATTAGACCGAGACTGTGAGGCAGCAGTTCACAAAGTTGTAGTTTAACAGTGATGTTATGCAGTAGTATATCTAAGCCACAAAACAGTTTTAGATAATctgtcctccttcctctccactgTTACAGATGGAGAGAAGCAGGAGCAGATTTCTCATAGTGAGCAGCACAGGTAGGGGGGTTAGTCTGCACAAAGCTCTTGGCTACACAGGAGGCATGGTTAAAAGGTTGAAGAAAGTCATGTTTTTTGAGACCTTTCCACTCCTTGCTGCATGGCGGTTACCTGGCTACGAAGGAAAAGCAGTGAGGCACATTATTGTTTCAGGTAACACAAGGCAAACAAAATGAGATCACTGCAAACACGGGATTATGTGCACTTATAACGTCAAGCTCATGGTTTCAAGGACATGATTTATCAGTCTGTCAGCTACTTTGCCATCTCAAGCCATGTTGGTAAGCATTTACAAAGCAATATAAAATGAGTTCCCAAGTGTCCTTGAGACACTTCTCTTTAAGCTTGTAGGTAAGGTAAGCTGCATTTTCATGCaataaacatgcaaatgacTTTTAATGTGCTTGGACACATTACTGGGCATCAGGGACATGCCCATTTGTCCTACCCTGAAATATCTGTCCAGCTCTCTCTGGGTGCAGGGGTAGGAGCCCTATTGACAATATCACAGTTTTAAAGGACTTTCTTATGCAGGCCAAATGTATACTGATATAATGGATATGCATATATGTGCTACTGTAAAGGCTGTGTTCAGCCATGATACTCCAGCTGCAGTTGCAAGTTTGTGGCTGTCCTACTGGGTCATTTTGTACAACAGCAAAGATAAGGACTGATTGTAGAAGGTAGCAGGACTTACTTGGCTGCATCTCTGAGATCGATGACACTCCTGGTTTTACCTACACCATCTTTGAAGTTGGTCTGATTGGCTACAGTTAAAGTCCCGTTCCTTGTTATGAAATCAGGGAAGCACCGTTGGAGGACTGAAAACACAGCGTTTTTATCTTTAATGGCTTGGCAAACAGATAATGAGGTACAATGTGcgtgtgtttcagctgcagATTCACTTACAAGGTCTGCTTGGCACAATCATGGATGGGCAGTCTTCATCACGTAAGACTTGTGCAACTGGCTGCacggaaagggggaaaaaagaggcaTTAAATAGTACAATGGGAAACAAGAAGTGATTCATCACTTACTATTCATTCATTACAGGTTCATTACAGCCAGAGATGGAGTGGAATAAACTGCTGTAAACCTGCTAAACTGAAACAGGCATACCACTCCATGCCCCCTTTAACCATGCCATTTCCCTCATTTTACTTTAATATGTCTTATATATGTCTGTCTTTGGTTTACTGGGATCATGTATAATGTTGCCTCGCTGTCATCATTTAAATCTGTCTGCTCAACTTTTCATGCATGAACCAGTAAAGCCATCTTTAATGTGTTATATAACTGTGGAAGAATTTTGGAAGGACTGTTTCATTCACAGTTTGCTTAACCTTAACACTTCACCTTCATAACTGTTCTGTGTACCGGCAGAATGAGACGAGATATGACATGTTCGATTTGCTGTTCGACAAGATCCATTCGTTGGCTCAGATATTATCTTAAATGTCCCTTTTTCATCTGTTCTCAGCACGTTTCCCTAAACACTCTCCCTCTCGGTCACGCAGCATATAATGAGCGTCTCTTTGCTCCTCTGAAGATGACAGGCAGATactctctgtgtttgttcatCTTCCCATGATTGTGCAAATAAAGCTGCTTCTTTATTACTGTCAGTGTAGTCAAAACAATATTAAATAGTATTGGTTTCATGTAAATTAACAATATGGtcccacaaaaataaaaaataaaatgatacaaTCCTGAGAATAGTATAATTGTGGTTGTTACAACTAAATCGCCGACTGCTGATCTTACTTTGCCAACTTCCAGTGATTATAATCTAGtctttattatgattattagtagcagtagtagtgttATTCAACAGTAAGAGCAGACATCGCCAAACAGGATGCACTTGTGGTGAATCCTGTCTGATGTAACACTCTGTGCTGGGTGCTGGGTAGATAAATGTGGGAACATCAATGATTCAGCTCAAACAGTATGACGGTGTTGTTATGTGCTCCCAAACACCATCTCGCTTGCTGATTCTTGCACGCCATCACACCGACACAGCTGACAAATAGGACGTCACTATCACTGAACTGCTGCCAGCCAGCAGACCAGAGCGGTGATCTATATCAGCCGGTGCTAGCTCACTCTGGCCCGTCCCTCGCAGCACCTTCAAACAGCCCTGCCGTTACAATGATTGATCCGATGAAGTATTGACAAAATCTGACGCCTGATGCACTGTATATGTGTTTTGAATCCACACTAGGAAATATTTCCTTGTAAAAAAATACGCCCATCTTGTCATCCTAAATCACACAGTGGGGCTGCACCAGAAAGAGTGTCCCATTCTCCCTAGAGACTAGAGATTCATCTTCTTTGTCCAAATATTATTCAAGAACTACTAACAGTTGGAACTAGTTTTCTAATTGAAGAACACTACTGTATTACGACAGACTGGAGCCTGTTTATTTATCACTCTGCCTATAAGTGCTGctagcataaaaaaaaaaaaaaaaaatctaagatgAAACATTTGTCAAGAAATACCCAATGCATTATTCAGTGAACAACACAGTTCCAAGGTATGGCATCAGTGTAAAGGGAATGGTAAGTATTGGAAgacactgctgctgcattttcTCGTGAATGATTTAGATATTttgaagcaattttttttttttttggtttaaaaattgTAATTGCTGGCTGACCTTGTTGACTGACACACATTTAGCTACCTTCTGCTGCAACCAGAGCCCTATCTCACTGAATGGGGAGCTGCCTACATTTAACACTGTGAGTATGCATTATCATTTGCTTTCCATACTTAGGGACACTAAAATTGTTAAAAACATGGAGTCATGCAATTTGTTCTGACAGACATTAGTGCCACAGAAAAGCAATTTTTTTCCACCCACCGAGGCTTGCACAGCTGTGCTATCCACAGACCCAAGAAACAAGATTATACATTCAGCTTTAGACAGCCTTTGTTGTTGCCATCTTAACTCTGAACAGTCATGTCAGCGATAGAGACTGTGACCTGTATCAGCTCCATTGTGTCCAGCAGGGCAACAGTTGTCTTGCCTGGGCTTACAGCGTTGTTATAATATGATATAAAGCAAATTATGAAAGTGTGGTTGCCTGACAGTGTGTCTTGATGGTGTGCTGCCATCTTTAGCCTTTCAAATATTCCCATTATAAACCAACAGAGCCTCCACTCACCTTTTAAAATCAGAATGTCTCTTGTCATCCCAACTTGTGTCAATAAATCCAAACTATCCCTTAAACTTTTAAATGAGCAATTACATTACACTGTCTAAAGACTGAGCTGGTGTTCATGGGCAACAGAGGCTGTGTATTCTCTCTATGTGTTGGCACAAAAGTTCACACCAAATCTTTGTTTGCAGTGTGGATAATGTGCAAAGGACAAGTTAGACTCCAGATGCTGTTAACACGGCTCTCACCTTTTTGGGATTGTCGAAGCCCGGTTTGCAGAATTGCTTGTAATATTCCCAGTAGCTTTTGTTGTACCTGTAGTTGTACTGCATGTCCAGGTATGTGGCAAATCTGTCGGGGCACTTGGAGACACAGAGCTGTGGAGAGCAACATGTTCTTCTGATGAGAAAGCCCATCAATTTCGCATAATCAAGCATGGAGGGAAACGCTGAAGAGCAGCATAAAGCGCCGTAATGTGTGCTGCTTGAAGGGCTTCAGTCAGCCTCTTACCTGGGTTGTAGGGCACTGGAGGTTAATTAAAACTGCAGGATTGGCACATTGCAATATGTTGAAGTAGAATAATAtggctttgtttctgtgtaGACAAATGAGAGCGGCAAAGAGAGGAGCCAGATTAGAAGACTGCACTCACTGGATTCAAAACGATTGAGAAATCTGTCCACTAATGAGTATTACTGTGTAATGTTTTATCAGcaagtattcacacacacagggcgcACCGCACGGCAAAGCCTCTAATAATTAACCATAAACCATTTCCATATATCGTGGGGAAGCCTTTTGTGGTCATACAGATAACAATGGACAGTTGACATAAAAATTGCTGAACAGATTCCAGTTATTCCAGTTTGCAAGAACAGAAAAGCAGATCTTTTTCCTACTCACGCATTGGGGGTCCCCTGCTGGCCACAGAACTGGCCATGGCTGTCGGTGGGATAGACCACCTTCCTGGGGTCGCCATGGATccaggctggaaaaaaaaaaaacaccacaacataTTTCATTTGGCGGTGCTTCTCCAAAGCACCTTGCAGTGCCACaagtgcatgcatttttagCATGGAAGGCCACATGGGGCTAAAACTCCTAATCCTGGCAGTGTTAATGCCATGTGCTAACCACTGAGGGGCACAGGCTGACTCATTAGCCTCCTTTCCTGCTCTCTTAATGGTCCTAAATGACACACGTTATCACTCTGGGTGTCTGTGAATCACAGGGCCTGGCTAGCATTCTGCA contains the following coding sequences:
- the slc44a5b gene encoding choline transporter-like protein 5-B isoform X2, giving the protein MARKSDIPSSYYGEPRNFDPTFRGPVHNRSCTDVVCCVIFVIVILGYIALGTVAWIHGDPRKVVYPTDSHGQFCGQQGTPNANKAILFYFNILQCANPAVLINLQCPTTQLCVSKCPDRFATYLDMQYNYRYNKSYWEYYKQFCKPGFDNPKKPVAQVLRDEDCPSMIVPSRPFLQRCFPDFITRNGTLTVANQTNFKDGVGKTRSVIDLRDAANQVTAMQQGVESGITSLLDAKEVGMKIFEDYASSWYWILIGLVITMVVSLLFILLLRFTAGVLLWLIIFGVITAVGYGIWHCYWEFSTLRGKPDADVTISDIGFQTDFRVYLQLSQTWLVFMISLSVIEAIIVIMLIFLRRRVRIAIALLKEGSKAIGYIMSTLFYPIITFFLLAICIAYWAVTAVFLASSGEAVYKVMSTQPNCMYANFTCNPETFSQTNVTKVCPGSQCTFAFYGGESLYHRYIFVLQLCNLLVFLWLVNFTIALGQCTLAGAFASYYWALKKPNDIPACPLFSSFSRAIRYHTGSLAFGSLILAVVQMFRIVLEYLDHKLKGAHNAFARFLLCCLKCCFWCLEHFIKFMNRNAYIMIAIYGKNFCTSAKDAFFLLMRNVVRVAVLDKVTDFLLFLGKLLISGSVGVLAFFFFTRKIPVIQEEVPSLNYYWVPLLTVIFGSYLVAHGFFNVYAMCVDTLFLCFLVDLETNTGSAARPYYMSSTLRSILNKKNSKRKRRR
- the slc44a5b gene encoding choline transporter-like protein 5-B isoform X1, with amino-acid sequence MARKSDIPSSYYGEPRNFDPTFRGPVHNRSCTDVVCCVIFVIVILGYIALGTVAWIHGDPRKVVYPTDSHGQFCGQQGTPNANKAILFYFNILQCANPAVLINLQCPTTQLCVSKCPDRFATYLDMQYNYRYNKSYWEYYKQFCKPGFDNPKKPVAQVLRDEDCPSMIVPSRPFLQRCFPDFITRNGTLTVANQTNFKDGVGKTRSVIDLRDAANQVTAMQQGVESGITSLLDAKEVGMKIFEDYASSWYWILIGLVITMVVSLLFILLLRFTAGVLLWLIIFGVITAVGYGIWHCYWEFSTLRGKPDADVTISDIGFQTDFRVYLQLSQTWLVFMISLSVIEAIIVIMLIFLRRRVRIAIALLKEGSKAIGYIMSTLFYPIITFFLLAICIAYWAVTAVFLASSGEAVYKVMSTQPNCMYANFTCNPETFSQTNVTKVCPGSQCTFAFYGGESLYHRYIFVLQLCNLLVFLWLVNFTIALGQCTLAGAFASYYWALKKPNDIPACPLFSSFSRAIRYHTGSLAFGSLILAVVQMFRIVLEYLDHKLKGAHNAFARFLLCCLKCCFWCLEHFIKFMNRNAYIMIAIYGKNFCTSAKDAFFLLMRNVVRVAVLDKVTDFLLFLGKLLISGSVGVLAFFFFTRKIPVIQEEVPSLNYYWVPLLTVIFGSYLVAHGFFNVYAMCVDTLFLCFCEDLERNDGSSSRPYYMSPGLHKILRKGEQGAKLCSGS
- the slc44a5b gene encoding choline transporter-like protein 5-B isoform X4, encoding MARKSDIPSSYYGEPRNFDPTFRGPVHNRSCTDVVCCVIFVIVILGYIALGTVAWIHGDPRKVVYPTDSHGQFCGQQGTPNANKAILFYFNILQCANPAVLINLQCPTTQLCVSKCPDRFATYLDMQYNYRYNKSYWEYYKQFCKPGFDNPKKPVAQVLRDEDCPSMIVPSRPFLQRCFPDFITRNGTLTVANQTNFKDGVGKTRSVIDLRDAANGITSLLDAKEVGMKIFEDYASSWYWILIGLVITMVVSLLFILLLRFTAGVLLWLIIFGVITAVGYGIWHCYWEFSTLRGKPDADVTISDIGFQTDFRVYLQLSQTWLVFMISLSVIEAIIVIMLIFLRRRVRIAIALLKEGSKAIGYIMSTLFYPIITFFLLAICIAYWAVTAVFLASSGEAVYKVMSTQPNCMYANFTCNPETFSQTNVTKVCPGSQCTFAFYGGESLYHRYIFVLQLCNLLVFLWLVNFTIALGQCTLAGAFASYYWALKKPNDIPACPLFSSFSRAIRYHTGSLAFGSLILAVVQMFRIVLEYLDHKLKGAHNAFARFLLCCLKCCFWCLEHFIKFMNRNAYIMIAIYGKNFCTSAKDAFFLLMRNVVRVAVLDKVTDFLLFLGKLLISGSVGVLAFFFFTRKIPVIQEEVPSLNYYWVPLLTVIFGSYLVAHGFFNVYAMCVDTLFLCFLVDLETNTGSAARPYYMSSTLRSILNKKNSKRKRRR
- the slc44a5b gene encoding choline transporter-like protein 5-B isoform X3, producing MARKSDIPSSYYGEPRNFDPTFRGPVHNRSCTDVVCCVIFVIVILGYIALGTVAWIHGDPRKVVYPTDSHGQFCGQQGTPNANKAILFYFNILQCANPAVLINLQCPTTQLCVSKCPDRFATYLDMQYNYRYNKSYWEYYKQFCKPGFDNPKKPVAQVLRDEDCPSMIVPSRPFLQRCFPDFITRNGTLTVANQTNFKDGVGKTRSVIDLRDAANGITSLLDAKEVGMKIFEDYASSWYWILIGLVITMVVSLLFILLLRFTAGVLLWLIIFGVITAVGYGIWHCYWEFSTLRGKPDADVTISDIGFQTDFRVYLQLSQTWLVFMISLSVIEAIIVIMLIFLRRRVRIAIALLKEGSKAIGYIMSTLFYPIITFFLLAICIAYWAVTAVFLASSGEAVYKVMSTQPNCMYANFTCNPETFSQTNVTKVCPGSQCTFAFYGGESLYHRYIFVLQLCNLLVFLWLVNFTIALGQCTLAGAFASYYWALKKPNDIPACPLFSSFSRAIRYHTGSLAFGSLILAVVQMFRIVLEYLDHKLKGAHNAFARFLLCCLKCCFWCLEHFIKFMNRNAYIMIAIYGKNFCTSAKDAFFLLMRNVVRVAVLDKVTDFLLFLGKLLISGSVGVLAFFFFTRKIPVIQEEVPSLNYYWVPLLTVIFGSYLVAHGFFNVYAMCVDTLFLCFCEDLERNDGSSSRPYYMSPGLHKILRKGEQGAKLCSGS